In one Pseudoclavibacter sp. Marseille-Q3772 genomic region, the following are encoded:
- a CDS encoding ABC-F family ATP-binding cassette domain-containing protein encodes MNNVFERKYAAHIKADDLTVIRSGRRILDGFSLSVPATERVGLIGGNGSGKSTLLAAIAGELSPANGHIDSPETVGFLRQELDPDQRTPQQIIDDAVKPVRDLIKQFERAAVSLSQSPTGKDDYAAALAAVERADAWNLDTRIAKVIDALQLRQVMDAPSQREISGGQRRRLALAAVILRRPKCLLLDEPTNHLDANGVQFLTDELANWQGPVLFASHDRAFLDASATQLIDMDPAPSATSIRGESRIGRRYGGGYSDYLRARSAEITTWRHEYAVEQAEKTRLQHLINVDAHRIFHSTKPKSEVGMARKFEADRAAKTIGNRLQKARKRLSEIERSGIPKPPLELKFQGFQHGQQTSSFVAACDDVHVADQLAPVSFEVKARSRLLIEGVNGAGKSTLLRVIAGSLAPDGGIRSVDTSIGFLEQDDSWTDPRVSAEVAYRSRLRNPDSAPSLHELGLMSQHQATLPIGECSLGQRRRVALAALAAEPPQLLLLDEPSNHLSLALLEQLETAIQDFPGAVIIASHDKWLRERWNGERLRLVPCATAREN; translated from the coding sequence TTGAACAACGTATTCGAGCGCAAGTATGCTGCGCATATCAAAGCAGACGATCTCACCGTCATTCGCTCCGGCCGGCGTATCCTCGACGGCTTTTCTCTTTCAGTCCCTGCCACGGAGAGGGTAGGCCTGATCGGAGGAAACGGTTCGGGCAAATCTACGCTGCTCGCGGCAATTGCCGGAGAGCTGTCACCCGCAAACGGTCACATAGATTCGCCCGAAACCGTCGGATTCCTACGACAAGAGCTAGATCCCGATCAACGTACACCGCAACAGATCATTGATGACGCGGTGAAGCCAGTTCGTGACCTCATTAAACAATTCGAGCGGGCCGCAGTGTCGCTGTCGCAATCTCCGACCGGAAAGGACGACTACGCCGCAGCCTTGGCCGCGGTAGAACGGGCCGACGCATGGAATCTCGACACCCGAATTGCAAAAGTGATTGATGCGTTACAACTTCGGCAGGTAATGGATGCTCCATCTCAGAGAGAAATCTCTGGTGGCCAGCGGCGACGACTTGCACTCGCTGCCGTTATCTTGCGCCGACCCAAATGCTTGCTCCTGGATGAACCAACCAACCATCTCGACGCTAATGGAGTCCAGTTCCTTACGGATGAGCTCGCAAACTGGCAGGGTCCAGTACTGTTCGCGAGTCACGACCGCGCATTTCTTGACGCGAGCGCAACCCAACTCATCGACATGGACCCAGCTCCGAGCGCTACGTCGATTCGCGGCGAGTCTCGGATAGGGCGCCGATACGGCGGCGGTTATTCCGACTATCTGCGTGCGCGCTCCGCTGAGATTACAACTTGGCGACATGAGTATGCAGTTGAGCAAGCAGAGAAAACGCGTTTACAACATCTCATTAATGTCGACGCTCACCGGATATTTCACAGCACCAAGCCAAAGAGCGAAGTCGGTATGGCAAGGAAGTTTGAAGCCGACCGTGCCGCCAAAACGATCGGCAATCGTCTGCAAAAAGCGCGTAAGCGGCTTTCGGAGATCGAACGTAGCGGCATTCCTAAGCCACCACTCGAACTGAAATTTCAGGGTTTCCAACACGGCCAGCAAACGAGCTCATTTGTTGCTGCATGCGACGATGTCCACGTTGCTGATCAGCTAGCGCCAGTTTCGTTCGAAGTGAAAGCGCGTTCGCGCCTACTTATTGAAGGCGTGAACGGTGCTGGCAAGTCAACGTTACTTCGCGTCATTGCCGGCTCTCTCGCCCCGGATGGCGGCATTCGATCAGTTGACACGTCAATAGGGTTTCTCGAACAAGATGATTCATGGACGGATCCACGCGTGAGTGCAGAGGTTGCTTATCGGTCGCGGTTGCGGAATCCAGACAGTGCGCCCTCACTGCACGAACTCGGTTTGATGTCGCAGCATCAAGCAACGTTGCCGATCGGCGAGTGCTCACTTGGGCAGCGCAGACGAGTCGCGCTTGCGGCACTAGCAGCTGAGCCACCACAACTGTTGTTGTTAGACGAGCCCTCAAACCATCTGTCGCTCGCTCTACTCGAACAACTCGAAACAGCGATTCAAGATTTTCCCGGAGCAGTCATCATCGCGAGCCACGACAAATGGCTGCGGGAGAGGTGGAACGGGGAGCGCCTCAGACTAGTTCCCTGCGCCACCGCCAGAGAAAACTAA
- a CDS encoding regulatory protein RecX, with amino-acid sequence MRDTTSDETRSASGDAEIIELSAHTGSRWGSWGAASGSPSASETQTPTEQAPTEQARESALERLRAQIATVEAEAGCIAPADSQSESESEPESGAEVIGFPNASQPAASGRVPNDNTARYEQHPDEGESMPAAREQLTRMLARSDKSRHECLEYLRRETELTSADAMTLVDEYTECGYINDARLAEQLVSGALSRKGLGRTGMERELRKRGLDDVVIEEALGEFDRDAEYDNALEIARARAQRLHSVEYEAAKRRLYGYLARRGFSGEVVGRAVAEALGERARGGSGSHSRSSGPYFR; translated from the coding sequence GTGCGCGATACAACGAGTGACGAAACACGCAGTGCGAGTGGCGACGCTGAGATCATTGAACTGAGCGCGCACACCGGCTCGCGCTGGGGGAGCTGGGGTGCTGCATCCGGCTCACCGAGTGCGTCAGAGACGCAGACGCCAACCGAGCAAGCACCAACCGAGCAAGCGCGAGAGAGTGCGCTCGAGCGTTTGCGTGCCCAGATCGCCACGGTCGAAGCCGAAGCGGGTTGCATCGCACCAGCTGACTCTCAATCCGAATCCGAATCTGAACCTGAATCCGGTGCTGAAGTGATCGGGTTCCCGAATGCATCGCAACCGGCCGCATCCGGCCGCGTACCGAACGACAACACCGCGCGTTACGAACAACACCCTGACGAGGGTGAGAGCATGCCAGCGGCCAGGGAACAGCTCACGCGGATGCTCGCCAGAAGCGATAAGTCCCGTCACGAATGCCTCGAGTACCTGCGCCGCGAGACCGAACTCACGAGCGCGGATGCAATGACGTTGGTCGATGAGTACACCGAATGTGGATACATCAACGATGCGCGCCTTGCCGAGCAACTCGTATCCGGGGCCCTGTCACGTAAGGGACTCGGGCGCACCGGTATGGAGCGTGAATTGCGCAAGCGCGGGCTCGATGACGTTGTGATCGAAGAAGCCCTTGGTGAGTTCGATCGGGATGCCGAGTACGACAATGCGCTCGAAATCGCACGCGCTCGCGCGCAGCGCCTGCATAGCGTTGAGTATGAGGCAGCCAAGCGCCGCCTGTACGGCTATCTTGCGCGCCGCGGGTTCTCCGGTGAAGTGGTCGGACGCGCCGTCGCCGAGGCACTCGGCGAACGAGCCCGCGGAGGATCGGGCTCACATTCGCGCTCGTCCGGCCCCTATTTTCGTTAG
- the recA gene encoding recombinase RecA: MPAPKDREQALETALSAIDRHFGKGSVMRLGSGERAPVEVIPTGSIALDAALGTGGLPRGRIVEIYGPESSGKTTVALHAIANVQQNGGIAAFIDAEHALDPEYARKLGVDIDQLLVSQPDTGEQALEITDMLVRSGAVDLVVVDSVAALVPRAEIEGEMGDSHVGLQARLMSQALRKLTGGLNQTKTTAIFINQLREKVGVFFGSPETTSGGKALKFYASVRLDIRRIETLKDGGDAVGNRTRVKVVKNKMAPPFKQAEFDILFGQGISREGSLLDYGVDHGFVKKSGSWYTYDGDQLGQGKENARRYLIENPEIAEEIEHKILVKLGIRTDPNAESEPIVDEETGEIIERIA; this comes from the coding sequence ACTTCGGTAAGGGGTCGGTCATGCGTCTCGGTTCGGGAGAACGCGCACCGGTCGAAGTAATCCCAACCGGTTCCATTGCGCTGGATGCGGCACTCGGCACCGGCGGTTTGCCACGCGGCCGTATTGTCGAGATCTACGGCCCGGAATCCTCGGGTAAGACGACGGTCGCCTTGCATGCCATCGCCAATGTGCAGCAAAACGGCGGTATTGCAGCGTTTATCGACGCAGAGCACGCGCTCGATCCGGAATATGCACGCAAGCTCGGTGTTGATATCGATCAGCTGCTGGTTTCTCAGCCCGACACCGGTGAGCAGGCGCTCGAGATCACCGATATGTTGGTGCGCTCAGGCGCAGTTGACCTCGTTGTCGTCGACTCGGTTGCAGCACTGGTGCCACGCGCCGAAATCGAGGGCGAGATGGGTGACTCACACGTGGGTCTGCAGGCGCGGCTGATGTCGCAGGCGCTGCGCAAGCTCACTGGTGGGCTCAACCAAACGAAGACCACCGCAATCTTCATTAACCAGCTGCGCGAGAAGGTCGGTGTGTTCTTCGGTTCGCCAGAGACCACCTCGGGTGGTAAGGCACTGAAGTTCTACGCCTCGGTTCGTCTCGACATTCGCCGGATCGAGACGCTGAAAGATGGCGGGGATGCGGTCGGTAACCGCACGCGCGTCAAGGTGGTTAAGAACAAGATGGCGCCGCCGTTCAAGCAGGCCGAGTTCGACATTCTGTTCGGCCAGGGCATCTCTCGAGAAGGATCGCTCCTCGACTACGGTGTCGACCACGGTTTCGTGAAGAAATCCGGCTCTTGGTACACCTATGACGGCGACCAGCTAGGCCAGGGTAAAGAGAACGCCCGTCGGTACCTCATTGAGAACCCCGAGATCGCCGAAGAAATCGAGCACAAGATTCTCGTCAAGCTGGGAATCCGCACCGACCCAAATGCTGAATCCGAGCCGATTGTCGACGAAGAAACCGGCGAGATTATCGAGCGGATCGCCTAA